One genomic window of Glycine max cultivar Williams 82 chromosome 16, Glycine_max_v4.0, whole genome shotgun sequence includes the following:
- the LOC100811202 gene encoding uncharacterized protein: MEIACDANQLDADVLLPPRKRLLAGLKKQGSDSDATASPSPVAASCVTDAASPSSSLFSSEFEARLKHLLSCHSNNPNLTPEEVVEASKVAAIATTKAAEAARAAAEEKAARAAKAVAAAKRALDLVASFSEEAAGKERNMKKNKSKKHLPVQLLYKKNQRIENCGTDEELAHKLHRAMNSSPRISKSSPNSDSKGSKHKKPRSSSSFEMTEGSESGVALRQDCLSLNDEHAIAGMIDSEGSIQEVCSSKKDKVVKYHRPSQLGIDNGEAELSQSKGKKFEDSSSIGKKRGRVKLKKLPLSICTSKDRVQLKEEIRVRSYSLTGTNTGNNPINTMSLFTAESSSDRVMPIEATSM; the protein is encoded by the coding sequence ATGGAGATCGCATGTGATGCTAATCAGTTGGATGCGGATGTTCTTTTACCACCCCGGAAGCGTCTTCTAGCTGGATTGAAGAAACAGGGTTCAGATAGTGATGCTACTGCCTCGCCATCTCCAGTTGCTGCTTCTTGTGTTACTGATGCTGCTTCCCCTTCATCCTCATTGTTTTCAAGTGAATTTGAAGCCCGACTGAAGCATTTGTTGAGTTGCCATTCTAATAACCCTAACCTAACACCTGAGGAGGTTGTGGAGGCCTCAAAAGTGGCCGCAATCGCTACAACTAAAGCTGCAGAGGCTGCAAGAGCAGCAGCTGAAGAAAAGGCTGCAAGAGCAGCGAAGGCAGTAGCTGCAGCCAAGAGGGCTTTAGATTTGGTTGCATCTTTCTCTGAGGAGGCGGCCGGCAaggaaagaaatatgaaaaaaaacaagTCAAAGAAGCATCTCCCAGTTCAGCTGttgtacaaaaaaaatcaacgaATTGAAAATTGTGGGACAGATGAAGAATTGGCTCATAAGTTACATCGAGCCATGAACAGTTCGCCAAGAATCTCCAAGAGTTCTCCAAACTCAGACTCAAAAGGTAGTAAACATAAGAAGCCTAGAAGCTCTTCAAGTTTTGAAATGACTGAGGGATCTGAATCTGGTGTGGCACTTCGTCAAGATTGCTTATCTTTGAACGATGAACATGCAATAGCAGGTATGATTGATTCTGAAGGATCCATCCAAGAGGTATGCTCAAGTAAGAAAGATAAGGTGGTTAAATATCATAGACCTAGCCAATTAGGGATAGATAACGGGGAAGCAGAGTTGAGTCAGTCAAAAGGGAAAAAGTTTGAAGATTCATCTTCCATAGGTAAGAAGAGAGGAAGGGTGAAGCTAAAAAAGTTGCCCTTAAGCATCTGCACCTCGAAAGATAGGGTGCAGCTAAAGGAAGAAATAAGAGTCAGAAGTTATTCGTTGACTGGAACGAACACAGGCAATAATCCTATTAATACTATGTCTTTGTTTACAGCGGAGTCATCATCTGACAGAGTGATGCCTATTGAGGCTACATCAATGTGA